One genomic window of Leptospira paudalimensis includes the following:
- a CDS encoding LIC11177 family protein → MPEEKKSSVDEVLKREKLAKDFEKEKRVSEQKAIEQAASKLSSQSQVVTETSKSSKFITNIDIAFSQAKSDLRYYFLNDGNYADEFKRMFVENEAIFKRYGITSQKYMEYIRESFDRYKKIHDMMPLDPMKPKHFKYVEDSITELIRMFNQRFGK, encoded by the coding sequence ATGCCTGAAGAAAAAAAGTCCTCTGTGGATGAGGTATTAAAACGCGAAAAATTAGCAAAAGACTTCGAAAAGGAAAAGCGAGTTTCCGAGCAGAAGGCAATCGAACAAGCAGCATCGAAACTGTCTTCACAAAGCCAAGTTGTCACTGAGACTTCTAAATCTTCCAAATTCATCACCAATATCGACATTGCCTTTTCTCAGGCAAAATCAGATTTGCGGTATTATTTTTTGAATGATGGCAATTATGCGGATGAATTCAAACGAATGTTTGTCGAAAACGAGGCGATTTTCAAACGGTATGGAATCACGAGCCAAAAGTATATGGAATACATTCGTGAATCCTTCGATCGATATAAAAAGATCCATGACATGATGCCACTCGATCCCATGAAACCTAAACATTTTAAATATGTGGAAGATTCGATTACTGAACTCATCCGAATGTTCAACCAAAGGTTTGGAAAATAG
- a CDS encoding rhomboid family intramembrane serine protease, with amino-acid sequence MSRNRSQGPSLFGNPILHPLNVILILNCVIFFLQYFANQQLIFRFGLTPDFVLSGEIWQILTYGFLHEVGLLPIHLLFNMYAMYMLGSNIIPIIGKTKFIILYFLSQIGAGIFVVGSAYLNFMLGGGISILESMTSQTIGASGAVFGLLALFGLFYPNAELLLFIFPVKAKNAVWVSLVIGYLISQFGNAPISNTCHLGGAVTAWLLVKLFPKHFLPTTMPYLPGMEWESPRQSESVSQQKPKVVPVEDLFLDQKKLNETVLRQIETKKDRSSVIKYLQPLQVENANICPPSTYNTEDPICLRCEWLPNCALRKVQE; translated from the coding sequence ATGAGTAGAAATCGAAGCCAGGGCCCTAGTTTGTTCGGGAATCCGATCCTTCATCCATTGAATGTCATTTTAATCCTCAATTGTGTTATCTTTTTTTTACAATACTTCGCAAACCAACAATTGATCTTTCGATTTGGACTCACTCCTGACTTCGTACTTAGTGGCGAAATTTGGCAAATTCTAACCTATGGATTTTTACATGAGGTTGGATTATTACCAATCCATCTTTTGTTTAATATGTATGCTATGTACATGTTAGGAAGTAATATCATTCCGATCATTGGGAAAACTAAGTTTATCATATTATATTTTTTATCACAGATTGGTGCGGGTATTTTTGTAGTTGGTTCCGCATATTTAAACTTTATGTTAGGTGGTGGAATTTCCATATTAGAGTCCATGACCTCACAAACAATTGGTGCGTCGGGTGCAGTCTTCGGCTTACTCGCGTTATTTGGTTTGTTTTATCCGAATGCAGAATTATTATTATTCATTTTCCCGGTGAAGGCTAAAAATGCTGTTTGGGTATCACTTGTGATTGGGTATTTGATTTCCCAATTTGGAAATGCACCCATTTCGAATACCTGCCATTTGGGCGGAGCCGTGACCGCATGGTTACTTGTGAAACTTTTTCCTAAACATTTTTTACCAACAACAATGCCATACCTTCCAGGAATGGAATGGGAATCACCAAGGCAATCTGAATCAGTCTCGCAACAAAAACCAAAAGTGGTGCCTGTGGAAGATTTGTTTTTGGACCAAAAAAAACTCAACGAAACTGTCTTACGCCAAATTGAAACCAAAAAAGATCGATCTTCGGTCATAAAATATTTACAACCATTACAAGTAGAAAACGCCAATATTTGCCCTCCCTCTACGTATAATACCGAAGATCCCATTTGTTTACGGTGTGAGTGGTTGCCAAATTGTGCCTTACGAAAGGTTCAGGAATAA
- a CDS encoding Crp/Fnr family transcriptional regulator — protein MSDLPLNPDCFLCDYKNHNVLHCAAHETIERINAGKDFTIFPRGKHLVTAGVKAEGFFFIKSGLVRSYVQLASGKEQTLRLSGPGDWVGFRDCISDSISHHNVVAVEDTHACYITGALIDALVKDDSNFQKEVFRQMAKEWREMEEHVVSLGTKQVHEKLAEILIVLDNAQGRKNHVELKVTRDVLATFIGTKTETLVRALSDLKAREFISVDKNRIDILNRDALYSLSKIA, from the coding sequence ATGTCTGACCTTCCACTCAATCCTGATTGTTTTTTATGTGATTATAAAAATCATAATGTGCTCCATTGTGCTGCCCATGAAACAATTGAAAGAATCAATGCAGGGAAAGATTTTACGATTTTCCCTCGTGGCAAACATCTCGTCACTGCCGGTGTAAAAGCCGAAGGATTTTTTTTCATCAAATCAGGACTCGTTCGCAGTTATGTGCAACTTGCCAGTGGCAAAGAACAAACACTTCGTTTGAGTGGCCCTGGCGATTGGGTCGGATTTCGTGATTGTATTTCCGATTCCATTTCCCACCACAATGTTGTTGCGGTTGAAGACACTCATGCTTGTTACATCACAGGAGCTCTCATCGATGCTCTTGTCAAAGATGATAGTAATTTCCAAAAAGAAGTATTCCGTCAAATGGCCAAAGAGTGGCGTGAGATGGAAGAACATGTGGTCTCTCTTGGAACCAAACAAGTCCATGAAAAATTAGCAGAGATCCTCATCGTCTTAGACAATGCACAAGGAAGAAAAAACCATGTGGAATTAAAAGTCACAAGGGACGTTCTTGCGACTTTCATTGGTACAAAAACGGAAACCTTGGTGCGTGCCCTTTCGGATCTCAAAGCCAGAGAATTTATCTCTGTCGACAAAAACCGCATCGACATTCTGAACAGAGATGCATTGTATTCTCTCTCAAAAATTGCCTAA
- a CDS encoding enoyl-CoA hydratase/isomerase family protein — protein sequence MKSRFEAKEYEFLEIESRETEDGTILSIFLNNPSSRNSMTWKMGEEFSHLIHSIRKQKKLPRAVIISGRNDVFCAGGDLNLLRSFSEKSFSQNRRDMRKFYGFFLSVRKLPVPVIAAVNGHAIGAGLSLTFGCDLRIFASDGKYSFNFVRLGIHPGMGSSFLAPELLGKSLGGRLLLTGETFNGEMAKEWGLALDAVPKTSVYERAMELALSLSKAAPLALQELKQNLYSWKQLDSALKKEAESQARNFISDDFKETIQSIIEKRDPKFKGK from the coding sequence ATGAAATCGCGATTTGAAGCCAAAGAGTATGAATTCCTAGAAATAGAATCCCGTGAAACAGAAGATGGAACCATCCTTTCCATCTTCTTAAACAATCCTTCTTCCCGTAATTCCATGACATGGAAAATGGGAGAAGAGTTTTCCCATCTCATCCATTCCATACGCAAACAAAAAAAATTACCGAGAGCCGTTATCATCTCTGGTCGAAATGACGTGTTCTGCGCAGGTGGTGATTTGAATTTATTACGATCATTTTCAGAGAAAAGTTTTTCACAAAACAGACGTGATATGAGAAAGTTCTATGGTTTCTTTTTATCTGTGCGAAAACTTCCTGTTCCTGTCATTGCTGCCGTGAATGGACATGCAATTGGTGCAGGTCTTTCCTTAACGTTTGGATGTGACTTACGTATTTTTGCAAGTGATGGGAAGTATTCGTTTAATTTTGTCCGTTTGGGGATCCACCCAGGGATGGGATCGAGTTTCCTTGCCCCGGAACTTTTGGGAAAAAGTTTAGGTGGTAGGTTACTGCTAACTGGTGAAACGTTTAACGGGGAGATGGCTAAGGAGTGGGGGCTTGCATTAGATGCCGTTCCCAAAACATCTGTGTATGAACGTGCTATGGAACTTGCCCTATCCTTATCAAAAGCCGCTCCTCTTGCCTTACAAGAACTCAAACAAAATTTGTACTCCTGGAAACAGTTGGATTCGGCATTGAAAAAAGAAGCAGAATCACAAGCGCGAAACTTTATCTCAGATGACTTTAAAGAGACCATCCAGAGTATTATAGAAAAACGAGATCCTAAGTTTAAGGGTAAATAA
- a CDS encoding DUF1577 domain-containing protein, with amino-acid sequence MAIGRTDSMQELITILESLFDETIIGSDVNIVKHLFYYLKADNREFEFIYEEDNLVAAVEEIEAHTVTLMIPDLVEKGSRRARVRFEVMNINYQFEVVILDIQKDQIVIKTPTELQSYQLRTNKRIPVDDLFMNFIILFRSLSGGSREVGKNLYAESRFPHLMKEVRKDRPDSKLINIMLTEAIERISKDYEIHFYKEDEKLNEFDDFTKKTILRTGKTIYIPDCNRITSYINEPKDDVLFNYFSEHKEMAKELGDEFALDFFESMRKHESRNFYVSYIITPIRLYEDVVGYIKVYSTAMERFTISQNQAIYIFELAEIISYVFTKIAIQYGSYETMQSTTKVVDISLDGLLFEIYDKRLFHYLKRHNIIKMFIPLNKERTMILRGEIIRFLDKGDHYHLGVNYFSSAPDDMLFLESYLFEKSMKILSE; translated from the coding sequence ATGGCAATCGGTAGAACAGATTCGATGCAGGAACTCATCACGATTTTAGAATCGTTATTCGATGAGACGATTATTGGATCCGATGTCAATATTGTTAAACACCTCTTTTATTACTTAAAAGCTGACAACAGAGAGTTTGAATTTATCTATGAAGAGGATAACTTAGTCGCTGCCGTTGAGGAAATTGAAGCTCATACAGTCACTCTCATGATCCCTGACCTCGTCGAAAAAGGTTCCCGCAGAGCCCGCGTTCGATTTGAGGTAATGAACATCAATTATCAGTTTGAAGTTGTCATCCTTGATATCCAAAAAGACCAAATTGTCATCAAAACTCCAACGGAGTTGCAATCATACCAGCTAAGAACGAATAAACGGATCCCCGTAGATGATTTGTTCATGAATTTTATCATTCTCTTTCGAAGTTTGTCTGGAGGGTCAAGGGAAGTTGGGAAAAACCTTTATGCAGAAAGCAGGTTCCCTCACCTAATGAAGGAAGTACGAAAAGATAGACCTGACAGTAAACTCATCAATATTATGTTAACTGAGGCAATCGAAAGAATTTCCAAAGACTATGAAATTCATTTTTACAAAGAAGATGAAAAATTAAACGAATTTGATGATTTTACTAAAAAAACAATTCTTCGCACCGGGAAAACAATCTACATCCCTGATTGTAATCGGATCACCTCTTATATCAATGAGCCAAAAGATGATGTGTTATTTAATTATTTTTCGGAACACAAGGAGATGGCAAAGGAATTAGGCGATGAATTTGCTTTGGATTTTTTTGAATCCATGAGAAAACACGAATCCAGAAATTTCTATGTTTCTTATATCATTACACCAATCCGATTGTACGAAGATGTTGTGGGTTATATTAAAGTATATTCCACTGCAATGGAACGATTTACAATTTCACAAAACCAAGCCATTTATATTTTTGAATTGGCTGAAATCATCAGCTATGTATTCACAAAAATTGCGATTCAGTATGGAAGTTATGAAACCATGCAATCCACAACCAAAGTTGTCGATATATCATTGGATGGTTTACTTTTTGAAATCTATGACAAACGATTGTTTCATTATTTAAAACGACACAATATCATCAAAATGTTTATCCCATTAAATAAAGAAAGGACCATGATCCTAAGGGGTGAAATCATTCGTTTTTTAGATAAAGGAGATCACTACCACCTAGGTGTGAACTATTTTAGCTCAGCACCAGACGATATGTTGTTTTTAGAATCTTATTTATTTGAAAAAAGTATGAAAATACTTTCAGAGTAA
- a CDS encoding tetratricopeptide repeat protein, producing the protein MVRHFIFPFLFVSFLFAQSPSDRMAFAFRSQSSLDPLRMIVVGEVVGIEKASFYEVDKLSQELEVDTRPDTVTIKVADPKGIRVGQTLYLLEKNQDHKTFRDANIVGMITVKSVYLTTFFGWQVRGEGYLRLIEDRPVTAARMLDTTKYEEAFIAKKQGDHYFAKGQMDEALRKYKHAVSLDQSSPDLHYALGKAHWKDGEGYVSTAFEYSMAWKNRERFSNPQERLLFLVDYLRFLTFYFKVEGKENKKQLELMPQVAKEARTLYPKIYEVWLYSFEVTYLSLLHTNLAGNTVDLRKTRDELASRSEEFLNKAYSLRKSDYYLHKLACEFYNLRWKETRGTNEETTYRSKLVEHGKLLRLYYTGETTLSEDLLNAIRLAEKQSGLL; encoded by the coding sequence ATGGTTCGGCACTTCATTTTTCCATTTTTATTCGTATCGTTTCTGTTTGCACAGTCACCATCTGATCGAATGGCATTTGCTTTTCGTAGCCAATCCTCTTTAGATCCACTTCGTATGATTGTTGTGGGGGAAGTAGTTGGGATTGAAAAAGCAAGTTTTTACGAAGTCGATAAACTTTCACAAGAATTAGAAGTCGATACAAGACCGGACACAGTCACAATCAAGGTGGCAGATCCAAAAGGCATTCGAGTTGGCCAAACCCTCTATTTACTCGAGAAAAACCAAGACCACAAAACGTTCCGTGATGCTAACATCGTCGGAATGATCACTGTCAAATCCGTTTACCTCACTACTTTTTTTGGATGGCAGGTGCGCGGAGAAGGTTACCTTCGTTTGATCGAAGATAGGCCAGTAACAGCTGCTAGAATGCTCGATACGACTAAGTATGAAGAAGCCTTTATCGCAAAAAAACAAGGTGATCATTATTTTGCCAAAGGCCAAATGGATGAAGCACTTCGTAAATACAAACATGCTGTTTCTTTGGACCAAAGTTCACCTGATTTACATTATGCGTTAGGAAAAGCCCATTGGAAAGATGGAGAAGGGTATGTATCAACTGCCTTTGAATATTCCATGGCTTGGAAAAATAGAGAACGATTTTCGAATCCCCAAGAACGTTTGTTATTCCTTGTAGACTATTTACGGTTTTTGACTTTTTATTTCAAAGTGGAAGGGAAAGAAAATAAAAAACAATTAGAACTGATGCCACAGGTAGCAAAAGAAGCACGTACATTATATCCAAAAATATACGAAGTTTGGTTGTATAGTTTTGAAGTGACTTACTTAAGTTTATTACATACAAATTTAGCTGGGAATACAGTTGATCTTCGCAAAACAAGGGATGAACTTGCCAGTCGTTCAGAAGAATTTTTGAACAAAGCTTACTCTCTTAGAAAATCTGACTATTACCTACATAAATTAGCATGTGAGTTTTACAATTTACGTTGGAAAGAAACAAGAGGAACCAATGAAGAAACCACATATCGATCCAAACTTGTAGAACACGGTAAACTTTTGCGATTGTATTATACTGGCGAAACTACCTTGTCGGAAGATTTACTCAATGCAATTCGTCTTGCTGAAAAACAATCTGGATTACTCTGA
- a CDS encoding penicillin acylase family protein has protein sequence MIHSIKKFIHKRPFLSLLFLFILTLPITLHFLFWGLVSLKAPRYQGEIRSEKLTAKATVIRDEVGIPHIVGEDAKSAYFALGFTMAQDRIFQMELQRRIGKGELTEIFGEKLIPSDQFLKSLLLKQTAENYANQTKHIYPEAWEQLDWFLEGVNHFLETEPLPIEYTILGIKPRPFDRVDAISFLFYMGFSFAEGIKSDSLYSIMESELVGRSASELFPRYDFEPNASILESQPGVKKLTSNLPVPNLNPKYEIKGRDIKSSLTQVNKDITNLKQLVTFVSSLNLPIEPLEGSNSWLVGPSRSASGGAVLANDPHIALSNPGAWYEAYIEYPGYENYGYFLSIIPFPLIAHNRDKAWGLTMLEQDDVNLYMETIEAGKYKSGSNWKELTYYKDEIKQKDGTKIPYEVAITNHGPIITEHIKGYKGRPVSLYWAHHHLDNPLLDVLYKMGKSKSFQELDSASSMIGAPGLNFSYADKAGNIAYYAVGRFPILKSGNPRKILEGSTGENDVIGYVPSKDNPKIINPKNGIIVTANNLVTSGKLPGLGKPEGNWQPPDRFQRLVGILETQEKWSLEELAAIQNDTVSSFAPEYLEILFSSVKEPKTLGGKKVLEILKNWNFEHFPESQGAAVYDVFFYITMKELLIDEMGPEHFELYGDMAEYWNAYRRFIRNPNSNYWDDLRTVETLETRTDILNRSIELTARYLEKNVSASPSLWKWKYLYKIKHPHPLGVLPLIGGVFNIGPLPSAGGAEVVNNLKYKLMKEDWTAMAGPSKRRVIDYGRFDESVTQLPIGNSGNLGSPFYGNLVDDYINGVHRKILYSKSQVGDGKYRLEFQPK, from the coding sequence ATGATACATTCAATTAAAAAATTCATTCACAAGAGACCATTCCTCAGTCTCTTGTTTCTTTTTATCCTAACTTTACCGATTACCTTACATTTCCTGTTTTGGGGACTTGTTTCTTTAAAAGCTCCCAGGTACCAAGGTGAAATTCGTTCCGAAAAGTTAACTGCAAAAGCAACAGTCATTCGAGACGAAGTGGGAATTCCACATATTGTTGGTGAGGATGCAAAGTCCGCATATTTTGCGTTAGGTTTTACCATGGCGCAGGATCGGATTTTCCAAATGGAATTACAGAGAAGGATTGGGAAAGGTGAACTCACTGAAATTTTTGGTGAAAAACTCATCCCATCCGATCAATTTTTAAAATCGTTATTATTGAAACAAACTGCGGAAAACTACGCCAATCAAACAAAACACATTTATCCAGAAGCTTGGGAACAATTGGATTGGTTTTTGGAAGGTGTAAATCATTTCTTAGAAACTGAACCATTACCCATTGAATACACAATCCTTGGGATCAAACCTCGACCTTTTGACCGGGTGGATGCGATTTCGTTCTTATTTTATATGGGATTTTCATTTGCAGAAGGGATTAAATCTGATAGTTTGTATTCTATCATGGAATCTGAGTTAGTTGGTAGATCGGCTAGCGAATTATTTCCAAGGTATGATTTTGAACCAAATGCCTCCATTTTGGAATCCCAACCTGGTGTTAAAAAATTAACATCAAATCTTCCGGTTCCAAACCTAAATCCAAAGTATGAAATAAAAGGCCGTGATATTAAAAGTTCACTCACACAAGTAAACAAAGATATCACCAACTTAAAGCAATTGGTAACGTTTGTGAGTTCACTAAACCTCCCGATTGAACCATTAGAAGGTAGTAATTCGTGGCTTGTTGGTCCCAGTCGTTCTGCGAGTGGTGGTGCAGTTCTTGCCAATGACCCACATATTGCTTTATCCAATCCAGGTGCTTGGTATGAAGCGTATATCGAATACCCAGGTTACGAAAACTATGGTTACTTTTTGTCCATTATTCCTTTTCCACTCATTGCTCATAATAGGGACAAGGCATGGGGTTTAACCATGCTCGAACAAGATGATGTGAATTTGTATATGGAAACCATTGAAGCTGGTAAATATAAGTCAGGTTCCAATTGGAAAGAATTAACTTATTATAAAGATGAGATCAAACAAAAAGATGGAACTAAAATTCCGTATGAAGTTGCGATCACAAACCACGGGCCAATCATCACCGAACACATAAAAGGTTATAAAGGTAGGCCAGTTAGTTTGTACTGGGCACATCACCATCTAGACAATCCACTCTTAGATGTTTTGTATAAGATGGGTAAATCAAAGTCATTTCAAGAATTGGATTCTGCCTCCTCTATGATTGGAGCACCGGGCCTCAATTTTAGTTACGCAGATAAAGCAGGGAACATTGCCTATTATGCAGTGGGAAGATTCCCAATCCTAAAATCTGGAAATCCAAGAAAAATTTTAGAAGGTTCGACAGGTGAAAATGATGTGATAGGTTATGTTCCGTCTAAGGACAATCCTAAGATCATCAATCCCAAAAATGGGATCATAGTCACGGCCAATAACCTCGTCACAAGTGGAAAATTACCTGGACTTGGTAAACCTGAAGGAAATTGGCAACCACCAGATCGTTTTCAACGGTTAGTTGGAATTCTTGAAACCCAAGAAAAATGGAGTTTGGAAGAACTAGCAGCCATTCAAAATGATACAGTTTCTTCTTTTGCACCAGAATACTTAGAGATTTTGTTTTCTTCCGTGAAGGAACCAAAAACGTTAGGTGGCAAAAAAGTTTTAGAAATCCTTAAAAATTGGAATTTTGAACATTTTCCAGAGTCCCAAGGGGCAGCTGTGTATGATGTTTTCTTTTACATCACAATGAAAGAACTTCTCATAGATGAAATGGGACCTGAACACTTCGAACTGTATGGGGACATGGCAGAGTATTGGAATGCGTACCGTCGATTCATCCGTAATCCAAATTCAAATTATTGGGATGACCTTCGAACAGTAGAAACCTTGGAAACAAGAACTGATATCTTAAATCGTTCCATTGAACTAACTGCCAGATATTTGGAAAAAAATGTTTCTGCCTCACCAAGTCTTTGGAAATGGAAATATTTATACAAAATCAAACACCCTCATCCACTAGGCGTTTTACCATTGATAGGTGGTGTTTTTAATATTGGTCCCTTACCAAGTGCTGGTGGAGCCGAAGTTGTAAATAATTTAAAATACAAACTGATGAAAGAGGATTGGACTGCTATGGCAGGACCTTCCAAACGTAGGGTCATTGATTACGGAAGGTTCGATGAGTCAGTGACACAACTTCCGATTGGGAATAGTGGGAATTTAGGAAGTCCTTTTTATGGAAATCTTGTGGATGATTATATCAATGGGGTCCACAGAAAAATCCTATATTCGAAAAGCCAAGTGGGGGATGGCAAGTATCGTTTAGAATTCCAACCCAAATAA
- a CDS encoding lytic transglycosylase domain-containing protein: MRKQSNFFHKIAVFGLGLVFLFESYGKINPSGNSPSDLSARVKLHSLVAKNRPGLSKKEQKDLVTVIERASYHIRFPKEKVTTAKEPMDKLGFLVGLIQTESQFNTRAKSHKGAIGLMQVMPETAKWLANKEGIPFHSEKDLLEPETNLILGVLYLNYLMERTESLEAALLSYNAGLGGYKRFGGVPSYSRTVYKYYEEWKQMPIPTEIPISESIASLFSI, translated from the coding sequence ATGCGAAAACAATCCAATTTCTTCCATAAAATCGCTGTATTTGGTTTGGGTTTGGTCTTTCTCTTCGAATCGTACGGGAAAATCAACCCTTCAGGAAACAGTCCAAGTGATCTTTCCGCAAGGGTAAAATTACATTCCCTCGTTGCGAAAAACCGACCCGGTCTTTCCAAAAAGGAACAAAAGGACTTGGTCACAGTGATTGAAAGGGCTTCTTACCACATTCGATTCCCAAAAGAGAAAGTCACTACTGCAAAAGAACCAATGGACAAATTGGGGTTTTTGGTTGGCCTCATCCAAACGGAATCACAATTCAATACTCGAGCAAAATCACATAAAGGTGCTATTGGCCTTATGCAAGTGATGCCGGAAACGGCGAAGTGGCTTGCAAATAAAGAAGGAATCCCGTTTCATTCGGAAAAAGATCTTTTGGAACCTGAAACAAATTTAATATTAGGTGTTCTTTATTTAAATTATCTAATGGAACGCACTGAATCTCTCGAAGCTGCATTGTTATCTTATAATGCTGGTTTAGGTGGATACAAACGTTTTGGTGGTGTTCCTTCTTATTCACGAACAGTATACAAATACTATGAAGAATGGAAACAGATGCCTATTCCGACTGAAATTCCGATTTCTGAATCAATCGCGAGTCTCTTTTCCATTTAA